Proteins encoded together in one Planctopirus ephydatiae window:
- a CDS encoding secondary thiamine-phosphate synthase enzyme YjbQ has product MKSHTEYLTFNLPARMAFENITPKIEAIVRASGVQEGLVLVNAMHITASVFINDDEPGLHSDYKKWLENLAPLDASPQRYAHNRTGEDNADAHMKRQIMGREVVVAITKGQLDVGPWEQIFYGEFDGRRDKRVLVKVIGE; this is encoded by the coding sequence ATGAAATCCCACACGGAATACCTGACATTCAACCTCCCGGCTCGCATGGCCTTTGAGAACATCACGCCGAAGATCGAGGCCATTGTGCGGGCCAGCGGCGTGCAGGAAGGGCTGGTGCTGGTCAACGCGATGCACATTACCGCCAGCGTGTTCATTAATGACGACGAACCGGGTCTGCACAGCGACTACAAAAAGTGGCTCGAAAATCTCGCACCCTTAGACGCCTCACCTCAGCGATACGCTCACAATCGCACCGGTGAAGACAATGCCGACGCTCACATGAAGCGGCAGATCATGGGCCGGGAAGTTGTAGTGGCGATCACCAAAGGCCAACTCGACGTCGGCCCATGGGAACAGATTTTCTACGGCGAGTTTGATGGACGGCGGGATAAGCGGGTGCTGGTGAAGGTGATTGGGGAGTAG
- a CDS encoding ABC transporter ATP-binding protein produces MIETKQLTKRYGDLIAVNEINLSLREGDVFGFIGPNGSGKTTTMRMLATLLNPDYGEAYVCGKSIYTNQEEIRRLVGYMPDFFGVYDDMTVLEYLEFFAASYRISGPARRKICEEKLELVDMSFKRDAMVNQLSRGQTQRIGLARVLLHEPQVLLLDEPASGLDPRARIEIRNLLKRLGELNKTVIVSSHILPELADVCTRVGMIEKGHLIVDGYVDEVMRKARQQILLQIQVRERLEEAAKLLEQHPQISKIEIVKGQIHATLALEVLDYSSIPSTLIENGFKLTLFREEEVNLETAFLSLTRGLVQ; encoded by the coding sequence GTGATTGAAACGAAACAACTGACAAAACGATATGGCGATCTCATCGCGGTCAATGAGATTAATCTGAGCCTGCGCGAAGGTGATGTCTTTGGATTTATCGGGCCGAATGGTTCGGGTAAAACGACCACCATGCGCATGCTCGCCACCCTGTTGAATCCTGATTACGGCGAAGCTTACGTCTGCGGGAAGTCGATCTACACGAATCAGGAAGAGATCCGTCGTCTGGTGGGCTATATGCCCGATTTTTTCGGTGTCTATGACGATATGACGGTGCTGGAATACCTCGAATTCTTCGCAGCTTCGTATCGGATTTCCGGCCCCGCTCGCCGTAAGATCTGCGAAGAGAAGCTTGAACTGGTGGACATGAGCTTCAAGCGCGATGCCATGGTCAACCAGCTTTCGCGGGGACAGACGCAGCGTATTGGTCTGGCGCGTGTACTCCTGCATGAGCCCCAGGTCCTGCTGCTCGATGAACCCGCCAGTGGTCTCGATCCACGCGCCCGGATTGAAATTCGTAACCTGCTGAAAAGACTGGGTGAACTCAATAAGACAGTGATCGTTTCCAGCCACATTCTTCCCGAACTGGCCGATGTCTGTACGCGCGTGGGGATGATTGAAAAAGGTCATCTGATTGTGGATGGCTACGTCGATGAAGTGATGCGCAAAGCCCGCCAGCAGATTCTTCTGCAGATTCAGGTGCGGGAACGACTGGAAGAGGCGGCTAAGCTTCTCGAACAGCATCCGCAGATTTCAAAAATCGAAATTGTGAAGGGCCAGATCCACGCGACACTCGCACTGGAAGTTCTCGATTACAGTTCGATTCCCAGTACTCTCATCGAGAATGGCTTCAAGCTGACGTTGTTCCGCGAAGAAGAAGTCAACCTCGAAACGGCCTTCCTCTCGTTGACTCGTGGACTGGTGCAGTAA
- a CDS encoding hydantoinase/oxoprolinase family protein, whose translation MNNSRQAIVGLDIGGANLKAWHAAGQALAIPFALWKSPRQLSGQIAAMLQQLPVADRVAVTMTGELADCFATRTEGVEFIVCAVEQAVRSVLPDSIMQFWQTHGKFVTPGDAMASPLLTAASNWQALASMVGLLFPQDDLLLLDIGSTTTDLIPILQGQVSAGGRTDLERLAASELVYTGVRRTVVCHMLPSFQGELDRYGHVSIPLSSELFATSLDVYLLLGSIEEDPENCETADGRPATKEFAEARLARQICSDQSELTTHDMIKLAMAAASAQRQQIVQATRRVIDCASRPIKKIVLSGSGEFLGRQVAVQAGFQSDKILSLKDYWTTAGSEVACARALVELALEGF comes from the coding sequence ATGAACAACTCTCGTCAGGCGATTGTGGGCTTGGATATTGGGGGTGCCAATCTCAAGGCTTGGCATGCTGCGGGCCAGGCTCTGGCAATCCCATTCGCGCTCTGGAAATCGCCGCGACAACTGTCGGGCCAGATAGCTGCCATGTTGCAGCAATTGCCAGTGGCAGATCGCGTGGCTGTTACCATGACTGGCGAACTGGCGGATTGTTTTGCCACCCGCACGGAGGGAGTCGAGTTCATTGTCTGTGCGGTGGAGCAAGCCGTCCGTTCGGTTCTGCCAGATTCGATCATGCAGTTCTGGCAGACACATGGGAAATTTGTCACGCCGGGCGATGCTATGGCGAGTCCTCTGTTGACCGCCGCTTCCAACTGGCAGGCATTGGCGTCGATGGTGGGCTTGCTGTTTCCTCAAGACGATCTCTTACTGCTCGATATCGGGAGCACGACGACTGATCTGATTCCCATTCTGCAGGGCCAGGTGAGTGCTGGTGGTCGCACAGATCTCGAACGGCTCGCTGCCAGTGAACTGGTTTATACCGGTGTTCGCAGGACTGTTGTCTGCCATATGCTCCCCTCTTTTCAGGGTGAACTTGACCGATATGGCCACGTTTCGATTCCTTTAAGCAGTGAACTCTTTGCCACGAGCCTGGATGTCTATCTGCTGCTGGGTTCGATTGAGGAAGATCCCGAGAACTGCGAGACGGCTGATGGTCGGCCCGCCACGAAAGAGTTCGCAGAGGCGCGGCTGGCTCGCCAGATTTGTTCGGATCAATCGGAACTGACGACTCACGACATGATCAAACTCGCCATGGCCGCCGCCTCTGCTCAACGGCAGCAGATTGTTCAGGCGACGCGAAGAGTGATTGATTGCGCATCGCGGCCCATCAAGAAAATCGTGCTCTCTGGTTCGGGAGAGTTTTTAGGTCGGCAGGTCGCAGTACAGGCGGGCTTTCAGTCCGATAAAATTCTCTCTCTTAAAGACTATTGGACGACTGCAGGCTCCGAAGTTGCCTGTGCACGGGCACTGGTCGAACTGGCTCTGGAGGGATTCTGA
- a CDS encoding outer membrane protein assembly factor BamB family protein translates to MIRPLTRANISPVNPLLPVGWLSAGLILALGIHANHRLLAEDWRQFRGSSSTGISRSAAPPVEFDSSGKNVAWKVDLPGRGLSSPIIIDDRVVVTASSGPRQDNLHILCLKASTGELLWERRFLATGRSLTHPKTCNAAPTPASDGEKIFAFFSSNDVICLELSGQLLWMRGLTLDYPNASNSLGMSSSPVVAGDALVTQVENDSESLTTGLNTSTGETLWKLDRPRRANWTSPLLLADGQTVLLQSSKGADAVDARTGNVLWSFGEGAATIPSSTREGETIFIPSNGLVALRPANSNSPPEKLWQENKLKPGTATPVVAEGKVYCLSGAGVLLCANVEKGELLWQLRVEGPFSASPVIADRKLYCVNESGKCFVVDLSGSKGSILSENSLDETMLATPSLSDGALYLRSDAHLWKIATP, encoded by the coding sequence ATGATCCGTCCATTAACGCGTGCGAACATCTCCCCGGTCAATCCACTGCTTCCCGTTGGCTGGCTCAGTGCAGGGCTGATTCTGGCGCTGGGGATCCATGCGAATCATCGACTGCTTGCCGAAGACTGGCGGCAGTTTCGCGGGAGTTCCAGTACAGGGATCTCCCGCAGTGCCGCACCACCTGTCGAGTTTGACAGCAGTGGCAAAAATGTGGCGTGGAAGGTCGATCTTCCCGGCCGTGGACTTTCCAGCCCGATTATCATTGATGACCGGGTTGTCGTGACCGCAAGTTCCGGCCCCAGGCAGGACAACCTGCACATTCTCTGTTTGAAAGCGAGTACGGGAGAATTACTTTGGGAACGCCGGTTTCTCGCGACAGGCCGCAGTCTGACTCATCCCAAAACCTGCAATGCAGCTCCCACCCCCGCCAGTGATGGCGAGAAGATCTTCGCCTTCTTCTCCAGCAACGATGTGATCTGCCTCGAACTTTCCGGCCAGTTGCTCTGGATGCGCGGACTGACACTCGATTACCCCAATGCTAGTAACAGTCTGGGCATGTCTTCCTCTCCGGTGGTAGCGGGTGATGCCCTCGTGACGCAGGTCGAGAATGACAGTGAATCTCTCACGACTGGGCTCAACACCTCAACCGGCGAAACGCTCTGGAAGCTGGATCGCCCCAGGCGCGCCAACTGGACATCGCCACTCCTCCTGGCGGATGGCCAGACAGTGCTGCTCCAATCGTCCAAAGGTGCCGATGCTGTCGATGCCCGGACAGGGAATGTCCTGTGGTCATTTGGTGAAGGGGCAGCCACCATTCCCTCTTCAACGAGAGAAGGCGAAACGATCTTCATTCCATCCAATGGACTGGTGGCACTCCGGCCTGCCAACTCGAATTCTCCTCCCGAAAAACTCTGGCAGGAGAACAAACTCAAACCTGGGACAGCCACACCTGTCGTTGCCGAAGGAAAAGTTTATTGCCTCTCGGGAGCGGGCGTCCTGCTCTGTGCGAATGTCGAAAAAGGAGAACTCCTCTGGCAATTGCGGGTCGAAGGCCCTTTCAGTGCTTCGCCAGTGATTGCCGACCGCAAGCTTTATTGCGTCAACGAATCGGGCAAATGTTTTGTGGTGGATCTCAGTGGCAGCAAGGGTTCCATACTGTCTGAGAATTCTCTGGATGAAACCATGCTGGCTACGCCATCGCTCTCTGATGGTGCACTCTATCTGCGAAGTGATGCCCACTTGTGGAAAATCGCCACGCCATAG
- a CDS encoding CBS domain-containing protein, with translation MRLTVADLMTTAVTISPQATLTAALKLLISSKAQELYVVGPRKKLLGILPDYELLKAQLAETDPDAKVERWMVTNVQTLSPTTDLAIATNLFRAGNCSRAAVVEKGQFVGVVSRFEILRLCLILRVDAPHTTASTVEVETHLEPAQNTKTKGRRTTTSRTSQGATSEPAASKCQVPEPKFISTTTSRQKSKSSGRSKTASREKVTSCAKAR, from the coding sequence ATGCGTTTGACTGTTGCCGACCTGATGACCACCGCCGTGACGATTTCCCCCCAGGCGACTTTGACAGCCGCACTTAAGCTGCTGATCAGTTCGAAAGCTCAGGAGTTGTATGTGGTAGGGCCACGCAAAAAACTGCTGGGAATTCTTCCGGATTATGAACTGCTGAAGGCCCAACTGGCAGAAACCGATCCTGACGCCAAGGTTGAACGCTGGATGGTGACCAACGTGCAGACGTTGTCGCCCACCACGGATCTGGCGATCGCCACCAATCTGTTCCGCGCAGGGAACTGCTCGCGGGCCGCCGTGGTTGAAAAAGGGCAATTCGTGGGCGTGGTATCCCGTTTTGAAATCTTGAGGTTATGCCTCATTCTCCGGGTTGATGCACCGCATACGACGGCCAGTACAGTGGAAGTCGAAACACATCTCGAACCTGCACAAAACACGAAAACCAAAGGTCGTCGCACGACGACTTCCCGGACCTCACAAGGGGCAACATCTGAACCTGCCGCCTCAAAGTGCCAAGTGCCAGAACCGAAATTCATCTCGACGACGACGAGCCGTCAGAAGTCAAAGTCGTCTGGGCGTTCAAAGACCGCCAGCCGAGAGAAAGTGACCAGTTGTGCCAAGGCTCGATAA
- a CDS encoding MarR family winged helix-turn-helix transcriptional regulator yields MPADPASQTKKDAKEHREASQETTEQSRPLRFDSLTQEAYLQLWRTYDRMKAIEDEIFSQFELSAQQYNTLRLLRSVHPEGMATLQIADRLISRAPDITRLIDRLDDRGLVLRTRKPENRRVVEVALTDAGLKLLKDLEEPVRQCHERQLGHLAADELHELIRLMELARTPHEEPGSRWIADRSRPS; encoded by the coding sequence ATGCCTGCTGATCCGGCCTCGCAAACAAAAAAAGATGCGAAAGAACACCGGGAGGCTTCGCAGGAAACGACTGAGCAATCGAGGCCACTGCGATTTGACTCATTGACGCAAGAGGCTTATCTGCAGTTATGGCGCACCTACGACCGGATGAAAGCGATTGAAGATGAGATCTTCAGTCAGTTCGAACTTTCAGCCCAGCAGTACAACACGTTAAGGCTGCTGCGAAGTGTTCATCCCGAGGGGATGGCGACTCTGCAAATTGCTGATCGACTCATCAGCAGGGCCCCTGATATCACGAGGCTCATTGATCGGCTGGACGATCGAGGTCTGGTTCTGAGAACACGAAAACCCGAAAATCGGCGAGTCGTCGAAGTGGCACTGACCGATGCTGGGCTGAAGCTTTTGAAAGATCTTGAAGAACCAGTGCGGCAATGTCATGAGCGGCAATTGGGGCATCTCGCTGCGGATGAATTGCACGAGCTGATTCGATTGATGGAACTGGCTCGAACTCCGCATGAAGAACCAGGGAGTCGCTGGATCGCGGATCGATCACGTCCCAGTTAA
- a CDS encoding cation-translocating P-type ATPase, producing MVPSLPNANTGHTDITPADKQRAAYAQPAEEVLAQLQVSLDHGLASEEVARRQARFGPNRISQQHSTPLWLKFIQQFHQPLIYLLLVATIVSLSLHEWVDAAVIFGVVFINAIIGFLQETKAEKAIDALGRMVAVQTSVRRDGKRISVPAETLVPGDIVLIQGGDRVPADLRLCLQKNLQVEEAALTGESVPATKQINPLPIQTTLADRRNLAFAGTLVTAGFAEGVVIATADATETGQIAGLMSSTVDLSTPLTKNIAQFSRLLMAVILLLALAVFALGILRGEPGADVFMAAVALAVGAIPEGLPAAVTIVLAIGVSRMAQRKAVIRKLPAVETLGSTSIICSDKTGTLTQNQMTLVEIYAAGTCFHVSGTGYEPLGEFSQSGQSIAPWDHPALIEVLRAGLLCNESNLREEAGFWEIEGDPTEAALLVAAHKAGLQHRHREDPWPRHDMIPFESEHMFRAVLHETPDEDRVIYIIGALERLLPRCDQAVNQASQTVELDAAEIQGQAEAMASRGLRVLMVAKVAGEDQQRELEHDHVAGNLIFLGLTGMIDPPRPEVIAAIRECHQAQVQVKMITGDHVATARSIAQRIGLGDETLVSITGSELEQISNEDLPLVAEKTTVFARVAPEQKLRLVQALQSRGHIVAMTGDGVNDAPALKQADIGIAMGITGTEVAKGAAAMILTDDNFATIKAAVEEGRGVFDNLVKFIVWTLPTNVGEAMVLFVAIILATELPILPVQLLWINMAASVFLGLMLVFEPHEQNLMQRPPRNPREPILTFPLFMRTGLVSLIILLGSFWVFQMEQSRPGSTLAQARTAVVNVIVMVECAYLLNCRCLHRSIFSIGIFSNPYVPAGIATMLAAQVLLTYLPLMQTLFGTASLSLETWLRIVAVGVVAFLIVEFEKWVRFHNSKSNPN from the coding sequence ATGGTGCCATCTTTGCCGAATGCAAACACTGGCCACACAGACATCACTCCGGCTGATAAACAGCGAGCCGCATATGCACAACCGGCCGAAGAAGTGCTCGCACAACTTCAGGTTTCGCTTGATCACGGATTAGCCAGCGAGGAAGTGGCCCGGAGGCAAGCCCGATTCGGCCCCAATCGAATCAGTCAACAGCACTCCACACCATTGTGGCTTAAGTTCATTCAGCAGTTTCATCAACCGCTGATATACCTGCTGCTGGTGGCTACCATTGTCAGTCTCAGTCTTCATGAATGGGTGGATGCTGCCGTCATTTTTGGTGTGGTCTTCATCAATGCCATCATCGGTTTTCTGCAGGAAACGAAAGCAGAAAAAGCGATTGATGCCCTGGGACGAATGGTGGCTGTGCAAACATCGGTTCGTCGCGATGGTAAGCGTATAAGTGTCCCGGCAGAAACGCTGGTCCCTGGCGATATCGTTCTGATTCAAGGTGGCGACCGGGTTCCCGCCGATCTCCGGCTTTGTCTGCAGAAAAACCTGCAGGTTGAAGAAGCGGCTCTTACAGGTGAATCGGTACCAGCGACAAAACAGATCAATCCATTACCGATTCAGACCACTCTTGCTGATCGGCGAAATCTGGCATTTGCAGGGACGCTGGTGACTGCCGGCTTTGCCGAAGGTGTGGTGATTGCGACTGCCGATGCGACAGAAACCGGACAGATTGCCGGGTTGATGTCGAGCACAGTTGATCTTTCAACACCACTGACAAAGAACATTGCGCAGTTCAGTCGGTTGTTGATGGCGGTGATTCTCCTGCTTGCGTTAGCTGTTTTTGCACTGGGAATTTTGCGTGGAGAGCCCGGGGCGGATGTCTTCATGGCGGCTGTGGCGCTCGCCGTCGGAGCGATTCCTGAAGGTTTACCCGCTGCCGTCACGATTGTCCTCGCGATTGGTGTCTCCCGTATGGCCCAGCGGAAAGCTGTCATTCGCAAGTTGCCCGCAGTGGAAACTCTAGGAAGCACATCCATCATCTGCTCCGATAAAACTGGTACCTTGACCCAGAACCAGATGACTCTGGTCGAGATTTATGCAGCAGGTACCTGTTTTCATGTTTCAGGAACCGGCTATGAACCATTGGGTGAATTCAGCCAGAGCGGACAATCTATCGCCCCCTGGGATCACCCGGCATTGATTGAAGTTCTTCGCGCAGGGCTGTTGTGTAATGAATCCAATCTTCGCGAAGAAGCGGGCTTCTGGGAAATTGAGGGCGACCCGACAGAAGCGGCCTTATTGGTCGCTGCTCATAAAGCCGGATTACAGCACAGGCATCGAGAAGATCCCTGGCCTCGCCATGACATGATTCCCTTCGAATCCGAGCACATGTTTCGCGCAGTACTGCATGAAACTCCGGATGAAGACCGTGTGATTTACATTATTGGCGCACTTGAGCGTTTGTTACCTCGTTGCGATCAGGCTGTTAATCAGGCCAGCCAAACTGTGGAGTTGGATGCTGCCGAAATTCAAGGTCAAGCTGAAGCTATGGCGAGCCGTGGCCTACGCGTGTTGATGGTCGCTAAAGTCGCAGGAGAAGATCAGCAGCGAGAGCTCGAGCATGATCATGTGGCTGGGAATCTGATATTTCTCGGATTAACGGGGATGATTGATCCCCCGCGACCGGAAGTTATTGCTGCCATTCGTGAATGTCATCAAGCTCAAGTTCAAGTGAAGATGATCACGGGCGATCATGTGGCGACAGCACGCTCGATCGCCCAAAGAATCGGGTTGGGTGATGAAACGTTAGTATCGATCACTGGGAGTGAACTGGAACAGATATCGAACGAAGATTTGCCACTCGTTGCCGAGAAGACCACCGTCTTCGCTCGTGTTGCTCCAGAGCAGAAATTGCGGCTCGTCCAGGCTTTGCAATCTCGCGGTCATATCGTGGCGATGACGGGTGATGGAGTGAATGATGCCCCGGCTTTGAAACAGGCAGATATTGGAATTGCCATGGGGATCACCGGGACAGAGGTTGCCAAAGGTGCAGCCGCCATGATTCTGACTGACGATAACTTTGCCACGATTAAAGCCGCCGTCGAAGAAGGACGCGGCGTGTTCGATAATCTGGTCAAATTCATCGTCTGGACATTACCCACCAATGTGGGCGAAGCGATGGTGCTGTTTGTCGCCATTATCCTGGCCACAGAACTGCCGATTCTCCCTGTGCAACTGTTGTGGATCAATATGGCAGCATCTGTATTTCTGGGGCTGATGCTTGTCTTTGAACCTCATGAGCAAAATCTGATGCAGCGGCCACCGCGCAATCCCCGCGAGCCTATTCTCACTTTTCCGCTCTTTATGCGGACGGGACTTGTGTCGTTGATCATTCTGCTGGGTTCATTCTGGGTGTTTCAAATGGAACAGAGTCGTCCGGGTAGCACTCTGGCCCAGGCACGTACTGCCGTCGTCAATGTGATTGTCATGGTGGAGTGCGCTTACCTGCTGAATTGCCGCTGCCTCCATCGCTCGATCTTTTCGATTGGTATTTTTTCCAACCCGTATGTACCAGCCGGGATAGCCACGATGCTTGCAGCCCAGGTGCTGCTGACCTATCTGCCTCTGATGCAGACTCTGTTTGGAACAGCTTCCCTTTCACTCGAAACCTGGTTAAGGATTGTGGCCGTCGGAGTAGTCGCTTTTCTGATTGTCGAGTTTGAGAAATGGGTCAGATTTCACAATTCGAAATCGAATCCGAACTGA
- a CDS encoding isoprenyl transferase → MSMVSTYTSLADVPAKPAPNSQLPDSQLAIESAAPVRPRHIAVIMDGNGRWAQRQGLQRIEGHRRGVQSVRCVVEECVRLGIEQLTLYCLSSENWKRPKSELDFLMTLLKEFLIAERTEIVRQNLQFSVIGRRTELPEDVLIEIDTTARIAESHTGMRLCLAINYGSRAEIVDAVRWIAHDVASGRLSPDAIDEDLISARLNTREMPEPDLVIRTAGEMRLSNFLLWQISYAELFVTTTLWPEFREPELHAALDAFSRRQRRFGGLNQPECHR, encoded by the coding sequence ATGTCTATGGTCAGCACTTACACGAGCTTGGCAGACGTTCCCGCCAAACCGGCTCCGAACAGCCAACTTCCTGATTCACAGTTGGCCATCGAGAGTGCTGCTCCCGTCAGGCCGCGGCATATTGCTGTCATCATGGATGGGAATGGTCGCTGGGCCCAAAGGCAGGGGCTCCAACGAATTGAAGGACATCGTCGAGGGGTTCAATCTGTCCGCTGTGTGGTGGAGGAGTGTGTCCGGCTGGGAATCGAACAGCTCACGCTTTATTGCCTCAGCAGTGAAAACTGGAAAAGACCAAAATCAGAACTCGACTTCTTAATGACGCTGCTCAAAGAATTTCTGATTGCCGAACGCACGGAAATTGTTCGTCAGAATCTGCAGTTCTCGGTCATTGGCCGCAGGACAGAGCTTCCTGAAGATGTCCTTATCGAAATTGATACCACAGCGAGAATTGCAGAGTCTCACACCGGGATGCGATTGTGCCTGGCCATCAACTACGGGAGTCGGGCTGAGATTGTCGATGCCGTGCGATGGATCGCTCACGATGTCGCCTCGGGACGATTATCGCCCGATGCCATCGACGAAGATTTGATTTCTGCCCGACTGAACACCCGGGAGATGCCTGAGCCTGATCTTGTCATTCGTACGGCTGGTGAAATGCGCCTGTCAAATTTTCTGCTCTGGCAGATCAGCTATGCTGAACTTTTTGTGACCACCACCTTGTGGCCAGAATTCCGCGAGCCCGAACTCCACGCGGCACTCGATGCCTTTTCACGCAGGCAGCGCCGGTTTGGTGGCCTCAATCAACCGGAATGTCATCGTTGA
- a CDS encoding complex I subunit 1/NuoH family protein encodes MAILATGLTLEQFLSGYAGEFSGFLLAVLIHTLLLFHVFAVSPVFFIWLERKVSGRIQDRLGPTRVGGKFGWLQSVADGIKLIQKEDLAPAAADQWLFRLAPYLALVASFTVFMVLPFSRGWAAVVLESSVFLALAIISLEVLGIILAGWSSGSKWALFGSMREAAQMVSYEIPLALCALIPVMAVGSLNFVTIAEVQSGFFLTNWLIFHDPFTFVAFFVYFTVAIASVKRAPFDLAEAESELVAGFHTEYSGMRWSYFFLAEYASMLSVSCVAVLLFLGGWWSGTGLEDLLAPVRNWGQNFPVKGFSAGNYALNLLGAHIFLFKASLLVTVQIWVRWTLPRLRIDQVMTTCLKYLIPISCALFLGASLWPLTLTTILGRPMLLGRPVGDRLYEASNHSSSLPAATNIAGTPAAEEVVR; translated from the coding sequence ATGGCCATTTTGGCAACAGGATTGACACTGGAGCAGTTCCTGTCGGGTTATGCCGGTGAGTTTTCAGGATTTCTGCTGGCAGTCCTGATTCACACGCTACTGCTGTTCCACGTCTTTGCAGTTTCGCCAGTATTTTTTATCTGGCTCGAACGAAAAGTTTCCGGACGAATTCAAGATCGTCTGGGGCCGACAAGAGTAGGTGGAAAGTTTGGCTGGCTGCAATCGGTTGCCGATGGAATCAAGCTGATTCAAAAAGAAGATCTCGCACCGGCGGCGGCCGATCAATGGCTCTTTCGGTTGGCCCCTTATCTGGCACTGGTGGCTTCGTTTACCGTCTTTATGGTCCTCCCGTTTTCCCGCGGGTGGGCCGCTGTGGTGCTTGAATCGAGTGTGTTTCTCGCACTGGCGATTATCTCGCTGGAGGTTCTTGGGATCATTCTGGCAGGCTGGTCGAGTGGCTCGAAGTGGGCACTTTTTGGCTCGATGCGAGAAGCAGCCCAGATGGTGAGTTATGAAATCCCCCTCGCTTTGTGTGCCCTGATTCCTGTCATGGCTGTGGGCTCTTTAAACTTTGTCACGATTGCCGAAGTTCAGAGCGGGTTCTTTCTGACGAACTGGCTGATCTTTCATGATCCATTCACGTTTGTCGCTTTCTTTGTCTACTTCACCGTAGCGATTGCCAGTGTGAAACGAGCTCCCTTCGATCTGGCGGAAGCTGAGAGTGAACTCGTCGCGGGTTTTCATACGGAATACAGCGGTATGCGCTGGTCGTATTTTTTCCTCGCTGAGTACGCGAGCATGTTGAGTGTCAGTTGTGTGGCTGTGCTGCTCTTTCTTGGCGGCTGGTGGAGCGGGACTGGTCTTGAAGACTTGCTGGCACCTGTTCGAAACTGGGGCCAGAATTTTCCCGTGAAGGGCTTTTCCGCCGGGAACTATGCTCTGAATCTACTGGGAGCTCATATCTTCCTGTTCAAGGCCAGTCTGCTGGTGACGGTGCAAATCTGGGTGAGGTGGACCCTCCCCAGGTTGCGTATCGATCAGGTGATGACGACTTGCCTGAAGTATCTGATTCCAATCAGTTGTGCGCTCTTTCTGGGAGCATCGCTGTGGCCCTTGACTCTGACAACGATTTTGGGCCGCCCCATGCTGCTGGGCAGGCCTGTGGGCGATCGTTTGTATGAGGCCAGTAACCACTCTTCGTCATTGCCTGCTGCAACCAATATCGCCGGAACCCCTGCTGCCGAGGAGGTGGTGCGATGA
- a CDS encoding NADH-quinone oxidoreductase subunit J family protein, with translation MTVLQLLFAVFASTTCLGAVMVALTQNIVRMAFWLMVSVASAAGLFFLLHADFLAAAQLLVYLGGTVVILVFGVMLTAGGRTKSLSPTGGETIVAAALALSLIMLLLFTVGSVDWERLNTIAKAGQVSPTSAQPKNHAEPQLTASSPTRDERSPVLGAGRKGDTGHALGSAMIGFRPQWNRENQLVLGTGYLLPFEIISVHLLVVLIGAAYLARAKRQLPSSRRSTDATSTSLLWDQDSAQLDSSGSANPATSHPLQVKDDLSRSQNLVSGAGFSMFSSESPSQNSGEAS, from the coding sequence ATGACAGTGCTGCAGTTGCTCTTTGCCGTCTTTGCCAGCACCACCTGCCTGGGGGCTGTGATGGTGGCCTTGACGCAGAATATTGTGCGCATGGCGTTCTGGCTGATGGTCTCTGTCGCTTCGGCTGCGGGTTTGTTCTTCCTCCTCCATGCAGATTTTCTCGCTGCTGCCCAACTGCTTGTCTATCTGGGAGGAACTGTGGTGATTCTCGTTTTCGGGGTCATGCTGACTGCCGGTGGACGCACCAAATCTCTTTCTCCAACTGGTGGTGAGACGATTGTGGCAGCGGCATTGGCCCTGTCGCTGATCATGCTGTTGCTCTTTACCGTCGGTTCGGTTGATTGGGAACGGCTGAATACAATCGCAAAGGCAGGCCAGGTTTCGCCGACTTCAGCACAGCCGAAAAATCATGCCGAACCTCAGCTCACTGCAAGTTCTCCGACTCGTGATGAAAGATCACCTGTACTGGGTGCAGGCCGGAAAGGAGATACTGGCCATGCTCTGGGAAGTGCCATGATCGGTTTTCGACCTCAGTGGAATCGCGAAAATCAGCTTGTTCTGGGAACTGGCTATTTGCTTCCTTTTGAAATTATCTCCGTTCATCTGCTGGTTGTCTTGATTGGAGCTGCTTATCTCGCTCGAGCCAAGCGGCAGCTCCCTTCTTCCAGGCGAAGTACAGATGCCACCTCGACCTCTTTGTTGTGGGATCAAGACTCGGCACAGCTTGACAGTTCAGGCTCAGCGAATCCCGCGACAAGTCATCCTTTACAAGTTAAGGATGACTTGTCGCGCAGCCAGAATCTTGTTTCAGGAGCCGGATTCTCGATGTTCAGTAGCGAATCCCCATCCCAAAACTCGGGAGAGGCATCATGA